One Brassica napus cultivar Da-Ae chromosome C2, Da-Ae, whole genome shotgun sequence DNA window includes the following coding sequences:
- the LOC125582343 gene encoding uncharacterized protein LOC125582343, translated as MSSFIPSDYKALDLSGDNYLDWAINTSAVLKSRGLGKCIKYGNDTLACERHRAIMIMRHHLCEDLRDEFGYVNDPHNLWSFLNSRFCEPLLHESKKKWEALRFQDYESVDNYHSDLMRITYSLRLCGELVTNEDLLNKTRDTFHSEEVLLSHQAKGFTTYYDMFSYLLDIEQKKQKRMDNIRRFNDIMEIYYEVLDSEMKIPEANKATFDKKRSEEDSEWTLMDHEVGLYIE; from the coding sequence atgtcgagttTCATACCCTCAGATTACAAAGCCCttgatctctctggagataattatcttgATTGGGCTATAAACACTTCAGCCGTcttgaagtctagaggacttgGGAAGTGCATCAAGTATGGCAATGACACCCTTGCGTGTGAAAGACACAGAGCCATAATGATTATGCGACACCATCTCTGTGAGGACCTAAGAGACGAGTTTGGATATGTTAATGATCCTCATAATCTCTGGTCATTTTTGAATTCTAGATTCTGTGAGCCATTGTTGCacgaatccaagaaaaaatggGAAGCTCTAAGGTTCCAGGATTATGAATCCGTGGACAATTATCACTCTGATCTTATGAGAATCACCTATAGTCTTAGACTATGTGGTGAATTGGTAACAAACGAGGATTTGTTAAACAAAACTCGTGACACATTCCATTCAGAGGAAGTGTTGTTATCACATCAGGCCaaaggtttcaccacctatTATGACATGTTctcatatttattagacattgagCAAAAGAAGCAGAAAAGGATGGATAACATCAGACGGTTTAATGACATCATGGAGATATATTATGAAGTACTAGACAGTGAGATGAAAATCCCTGAAGCTAATAAAGCCACATTTGATAAGAAGAGATCTGAGGAGGATTCCGAGTGGACACTCATGGACCATGAGGTCGGattatacattgaataa